In a single window of the Dreissena polymorpha isolate Duluth1 unplaced genomic scaffold, UMN_Dpol_1.0 chrUn024, whole genome shotgun sequence genome:
- the LOC127863660 gene encoding cytochrome P450 2U1-like → MSSRPHGGVERNVGYHNELDDTVSSSEVQAKLHAEITRTIGKQLFAIRDRSEIPYVEAVILETLRIGSNVPLAVTHFVNEDVSFRGFLIPNGTTIIANVTSVHHDPSVFPDPFAFRPERFLDDSGRILQASEQVIPFSMGQMSCIGESIARIELFLYVTRIVQNVEFKLPAGCKRTTLNGVFGITYRPEDYNVDIAKRNLKI, encoded by the coding sequence ATGTCATCACGACCTCATGGCGGCGTGGAGCGAAACGTCGGCTACCACAATGAACTGGATGATACTGTTTCTAGCTCTGAAGTTCAGGCCAAATTACACGCCGAGATTACGCGAACGATCGGTAAACAGTTATTTGCGATACGTGACCGTTCCGAAATTCCATACGTGGAAGCTGTGATACTGGAAACTTTGCGGATTGGAAGCAACGTGCCTTTGGCCGTGACTCATTTTGTGAATGAAGATGTGTCATTTAGAGGTTTCTTAATACCCAACGGCACAACTATCATCGCAAATGTAACCTCCGTGCACCACGATCCATCAGTGTTTCCAGATCCTTTTGCATTCAGGCCAGAGCGTTTCCTCGATGACTCCGGGCGTATTTTGCAAGCATCGGAGCAAGTGATCCCGTTTTCTATGGGTCAAATGTCGTGTATAGGGGAATCCATCGCACGCATCGAACTGTTCCTGTATGTGACAAGGATTGTACAAAACGTGGAGTTCAAATTACCTGCTGGTTGCAAAAGGACAACACTTAATGGTGTTTTCGGAATAACGTACAGACCTGAGGACTATAATGTAGATATTGCGAAGAGGAATTTGAAGATCTAA